A portion of the Fulvia fulva chromosome 1, complete sequence genome contains these proteins:
- a CDS encoding putative hydrolase, with protein sequence MQTSITLFFAIASLLGCAFANVVPFERLNKNDSLLLILDLQTGLYGLARDFDPMLYYNNMIAHAAIGQLFGIPVILSTSAQSGPNGNLPKEILDMYPDAPLIARQGEVDAWDNEEFRAAIKATGKSQVIVAGITTDVCTTFLALSLRAEGYSVWANVEASGTTTELIRDVSNDRMARAGVQLVSLFAIVCDLMRDWRNTPGAATVIPWLQKYYPVYGALAQLHGGAVEDGVIQPGEDVLLP encoded by the exons ATGCAGACCTCAATCACTCTCTTCTTCGCCATCGCCAGCCTCTTGGGCTGCGCTTTTGCCAATG TGGTCCCATTCGAACGCTTGAACAAAAATGACTCTTTGCTGCTCATCCTCGACTTGCAGACTGGCTTGTATGGCCTTGCCCGCGATTTCGACCCCATGCTGTACTACAACAACATGATTGCCCACGCAGCTATCGGACAGCTCTTCGGCATTCCAGTCATCCTTTCGACATCCGCCCAGAGTGGTCCCAATGGCAACTTGCCGAAAGAGATTCTGG ACATGTACCCAGATGCTCCTCTCATCGCCCGCCAGGGCGAGGTCGACGCCTGGGACAACGAGGAGTTCCGCGCTGCCATCAAGGCCACTGGAAAGAGCCAGGTCATCGTGGCTGGAATCACGACCGACGTGTGCACGACCTTCCTGGCACTGTCGCTTCGCGCAGAGGGCTACAGCGTGTGGGCCAACGTTGAGGCTAGCGGCACGACCACGGAGCTCATTCGTGATGTTTCCAATGACCGAATGGCCAGAGCAGGAGTTCAGCTCGTGTCGCTGTTCGCGATCGTTTGCGATCTGATGCGT GACTGGCGCAATACTCCAGGAGCTGCGACTGTGATTCCATGGCTGCAAAAGTACTATCCGGTCTACGGCGCTTTGGCACAACTGCATGGCGGTGCCGTCGAGGATGGTGTAATTCAGCCGGGAGAGGATGTTCTCCTGCCATGA
- a CDS encoding Serine/threonine-protein kinase ppk30: MASAAASRAPAAMSQPPGTFLPNTKVTVGSHRVVIEKYLSEGGFAHVYVVRVPRDNNKHEVAVLKRVAVPDKDHLASMRTEVETMKKLKGHKHIVTYIDSHASQLKGGGYEVFLLMEYCNGGGLIDFMNTRLQHRLTEPEILKIFGDCAEGVACMHYLKPPLLHRDLKVENVLISKTTSGTPLYKICDFGSAAVPRPAAKTAEEGRLIEEDVQKHTTMQYRSPEMIDVWRKQPIDEKADIWALGVLLYKLCYYTTPFENVGQMAILNATYTCPSYPAFSARLKKFIAWMLKENPQDRPSIYQVVKEVCSMRGAEVPIKDIYANRTQSEARNSQALPTKEDISSAAVGLQKATPTAPTQTLPDITPMRRGRPSAPPAQAQASSKPNPPPAGGDPFAALDSKSYDVRAGAVDELSKRFPSLDEFAIAHDGGQFSFSSSTPPPGKSTSDAKASLGDRVANALADEVFAAKSPPPAMSNRAQPQPREQRPTQPPRPVQARPASPAKSVTPVSLRATQQTPEIQQPIPNRHGMPYRSTGVGSSPPPQPKKLPEISARPVWRVPETSTHDREISQPRASQTAQAAASSLHPSLPPEKRPALLDVHRSKSQTATLMVANASNSSRPSLEGGRPSQHELDESSLARTRSLNTRSRPTSMYVSSNIDYLRDQEQSRSKRPSLDIRRPSRQASQARDSAPEEAAIEDDMDFLRQNEEGDVQRGTSMKEALKMHGYHRKRSSLDAMRSGAKNMLSGRFGDAFKRFDQSPARDVKQQDPGSRTPDAYEPDNESRLLSPIIGSEATPSRHSDADSATEETEDLPPDVKRELERQRLSQEEKRVAEAAAEYRARVAAQGTGNVAAPSRASTIQKRVQSLLDEGRQSPSPRKTAEGYGRYTEASEPDARPVTQPNVPLLSGNRPPVLVKKPMPTPTTLNNNPYPKQRQQPPEVTSPTFAASASPVMAETAPLQRTTSRPGPSAPPKPKALRTGGPSQWPPPQQAAETAAPLPAKPTGLAALLAKDLEGVPDYPPRTSSNGQRNLTAIHLPAHEDELDSFSKRYPSLSGIEMVETEINGRRA; this comes from the coding sequence ATGGCCTCCGCAGCGGCCTCACGAGCACCAGCAGCCATGTCGCAGCCGCCAGGAACGTTCCTGCCCAACACCAAAGTCACCGTCGGTAGCCACCGCGTGGTCATCGAGAAATACCTGTCGGAGGGAGGATTCGCACATGTCTATGTGGTCAGAGTGCCGCGCGACAATAACAAGCATGAAGTCGCCGTGCTCAAGCGGGTTGCCGTGCCCGACAAGGACCATCTGGCCAGCATGCGCACCGAGGTGGAGACGATGAAGAAGCTGAAGGGCCACAAGCACATCGTCACCTACATCGACAGCCATGCCAGCCAGCTGAAAGGCGGTGGCTACGAGGTCTTCCTACTGATGGAGTACTGCAACGGCGGCGGCCTGATTGACTTCATGAACACGAGGCTACAACATCGTCTGACGGAGCCGGAGATTCTGAAGATCTTTGGCGACTGCGCGGAGGGAGTGGCATGCATGCACTACTTGAAGCCGCCTCTGCTGCACCGGGATCTCAAGGTGGAGAACGTGCTGATATCAAAGACGACGAGTGGGACACCGCTGTACAAGATATGTGATTTCGGCAGTGCAGCTGTGCCACGGCCTGCAGCGAAGACGGCAGAGGAGGGGAGGCTGATTGAAGAGGATGTCCAGAAGCACACGACCATGCAGTACCGCAGTCCGGAAATGATCGACGTCTGGAGGAAGCAGCCCATAGACGAAAAGGCGGACATTTGGGCACTCGGTGTCTTGCTCTACAAGCTGTGCTACTATACGACACCATTCGAGAATGTTGGACAGATGGCCATTCTGAACGCAACCTACACCTGCCCAAGCTATCCGGCATTCTCTGCTCGACTCAAGAAGTTTATTGCATGGATGCTGAAGGAGAACCCGCAAGATAGGCCCAGCATCTACCAAGTCGTGAAGGAGGTGTGCAGCATGCGAGGAGCAGAAGTGCCCATCAAAGATATCTACGCGAATCGTACACAATCCGAGGCGCGGAATAGTCAAGCCCTGCCTACAAAGGAAGACATTTCATCGGCTGCAGTTGGCCTTCAGAAGGCTACACCGACAGCACCCACACAAACCCTACCAGACATAACGCCTATGCGGAGAGGCAGACCCAGTGCACCTCCGGCGCAAGCCCAAGCTTCCTCCAAACCAAATCCTCCGCCTGCTGGAGGAGACCCTTTTGCTGCCTTGGACTCGAAAAGCTATGATGTGCGGGCTGGGGCTGTTGATGAATTGTCAAAACGATTCCCATCACTGGACGAATTTGCCATTGCCCACGATGGAGGGCAGTTCTCGTTCTCCTCTTCGACCCCTCCACCTGGGAAATCCACATCTGATGCGAAAGCGAGTCTTGGTGATCGTGTCGCCAATGCACTCGCGGATGAAGTCTTCGCTGCAAAGTCGCCGCCCCCAGCTATGTCGAACAGAGCACAGCCGCAACCACGGGAACAACGCCCTACACAACCACCACGTCCAGTCCAAGCTCGACCAGCGTCTCCTGCGAAGTCTGTCACGCCAGTTTCACTGCGAGCTACACAGCAAACACCTGAGATACAGCAGCCAATACCTAATAGGCACGGTATGCCATACAGATCTACCGGTGTTGGCTCTTCGCCACCGCCGCAACCAAAGAAGTTACCGGAGATAAGTGCTCGACCGGTGTGGCGCGTTCCAGAGACGAGTACACATGACAGAGAGATAAGCCAGCCCAGAGCGTCACAAACTGCGCAAGCTGCAGCCTCATCACTGCACCCCAGCCTACCACCTGAGAAGCGACCCGCGCTGCTTGACGTTCACCGGTCCAAATCGCAGACTGCGACACTGATGGTGGCTAATGCTTCGAATTCTTCACGACCATCATTGGAGGGAGGCCGACCTTCGCAGCACGAATTGGACGAGTCAAGTCTGGCTAGGACGAGATCTCTGAACACGCGGTCACGACCGACAAGCATGTACGTGTCCTCTAACATCGACTATCTTCGAGACCAGGAACAGTCTCGCAGCAAACGGCCCTCTTTGGACATCAGACGGCCTAGTCGCCAGGCTTCGCAGGCGAGAGATTCTGCACCGGAAGAAGCCGCGATTGAAGATGACATGGACTTCTTGCGCCAGAATGAAGAAGGCGATGTACAGCGAGGCACATCGATGAAGGAAGCCTTGAAAATGCACGGCTATCATAGAAAGCGCTCAAGTCTCGACGCTATGCGATCCGGCGCTAAGAACATGCTGAGTGGACGTTTCGGTGATGCATTCAAGCGCTTTGACCAAAGCCCAGCGCGCGATGTCAAGCAGCAAGATCCTGGCAGCAGGACGCCTGATGCGTACGAACCGGACAATGAATCGCGACTTCTATCGCCTATCATTGGATCTGAGGCTACACCCAGCAGGCATTCAGACGCCGACTCCGCTACTGAAGAGACTGAAGACCTGCCCCCTGATGTTAAGCGCGAGCTTGAACGGCAACGACTCAGCCAAGAAGAGAAACGGGTGGCAGAAGCTGCTGCAGAGTATCGGGCTCGTGTCGCAGCACAGGGTACCGGTAATGTAGCCGCTCCCAGTCGCGCAAGCACTATTCAAAAGCGCGTACAGTCGCTGCTCGACGAAGGCAGGCAGTCTCCAAGCCCACGCAAGACAGCAGAAGGTTATGGTCGTTACACAGAAGCAAGCGAGCCTGATGCCAGACCTGTCACACAGCCGAACGTGCCATTGCTGAGTGGTAACCGGCCTCCTGTACTGGTCAAGAAGCCGATGCCAACTCCCACTACTCTGAACAACAACCCGTACCCAAAGCAAAGACAGCAACCCCCTGAAGTGACTTCGCCGACTTTTGCTGCTAGCGCATCACCTGTCATGGCAGAGACAGCGCCGCTCCAACGGACTACATCAAGGCCTGGACCGAGTGCACCCCCAAAGCCGAAAGCACTGCGGACCGGTGGTCCATCCCAATGGCCACCGCCACAACAAGCAGCTGAAACTGCGGCTCCATTGCCTGCTAAGCCTACTGGCCTAGCGGCGCTCTTGGCCAAGGACTTAGAAGGGGTTCCGGACTATCCACCAAGGACTAGCAGCAATGGGCAAAGAAACCTTACAGCAATCCATCTGCCTGCACATGAAGATGAACTGGACAGCTTTAGTAAGCGCTATCCAAGCCTCAGCGGGATTGAAATGGTCGAGACCGAGATCAATGGACGAAGGGCTTGA
- a CDS encoding Vacuolar membrane protease: MAKKWSYNPLAFLGPQVTIIGSLVYIALFVLLVTNHETVPNAPSHPVPIAGVNLTEAWLDLKVLSDAYHPWGSRRNEAVREYLLQRIDQILDANNASSKTVHSVDGVFRSRSRGTRDVTVFANDTSNFTALDGFTKKPWTLYGESTNILVYIRGKDDGAGEWWNSTKDYTGPSGVLVNAHYDSVSSGLGATDDGVGIVSILQLISYYTKGKKAPKRGLVALLNNGEENGLYGAHNYVRHPLAQLPHTFLNLEGAGAGGRATLFRSTDAEVTSAYAKSPSPFGTVISGDGFKRGFVRSGTDYSVFTEELGLRGLDVAFFKPRARYHTDQDDARNAGPNSLWHMLSATIATVDELTSHQGRDFEGSPDSTGKLSTGKCSNAVWFDLLGQTFAVLRLNTLFALSVALLVAGPIIFILLEVLIRKSDKWYVFAGRRYLHSSDDDDAVRLHGRRGFFRFLLAFVVATAVTILLAYLVTKINPYIVYSSEYAVWAMSLSAWFAIMWFFLKGAAAVRPTALHRMFVLIWLYVLAWILLVFATIGENNLHLASGYFVVFYNASAFVALLISYMELFALPTTRKYVEHALGAQAESGSTRPGSRSSRQLLDQHDDVNDEAEPSERTSLLQDATSRSNQHTFTSFGRRRADRDEVPEDTDDPFLNKAYLDEQAWSSSLPQWTWILQFLVLAPVNVILIGQIALLLTHAINQTPADGNPVLPIYLLISVFAILLLLPLTPFLHRFSFHVPTFLFLVLVGTMIYNLVAFPFSRDSRMKYYFVQQVDLSSGINNVSLIGLDGYIQNIVQEMPSAAGQSLYCEDSSSSNHTSLPNRNGLTSCSFHGLAPKVVPKGYAGLSANRTRWPTYSDWIDFNLTHSGHTASIRIQGMNTKICNIKFDNAVSGVNIEGSASDPRQKAVPEGGSNEVHLFSRTFDKTFNVNVTWEGESAKGQKGRVSCMWDDANMPGVIPAFDELRRNEPVWSAVTKTADGLVEGFKEFRV; this comes from the exons ATGGCGAAGAAGTGGTCATACAACCCGCTCGCCTTCCTCGGACCCCAAGTCACCATCATTGGCTCGCTCGTCTACATTGCAC TCTTCGTTCTCCTAGTGACCAACCATGAAACCGTCCCCAACGCCCCAAGCCATCCAGTCCCCATCGCCGGCGTCAACCTCACCGAAGCTTGGCTGGACCTCAAGGTCTTGAGCGATGCCTACCACCCCTGGGGCAGTCGGCGCAACGAGGCTGTCCGCGAATACTTGCTGCAGAGGATCGACCAGATTCTGGACGCCAACAATGCCTCCAGCAAGACTGTTCACTCCGTCGATGGCGTCTTCCGATCGAGATCACGCGGCACCCGCGACGTGACGGTGTTCGCGAACGATACCTCCAACTTCACCGCCCTCGACGGCTTCACGAAGAAGCCCTGGACGTTGTACGGCGAGTCGACCAATATTTTGGTCTATATCAGAGGGAAGGATGATGGAGCTGGCGAGTGGTGGAACAGCACGAAAGACTACACTGGACCTAGCGGGGTCCTCGTAAACGCCCACTACGACAGTGTGTCTTCCGGTCTAGGAGCAACAGATGATGGGGTAGGTATCGTTTCCATTCTGCAGCTGATATCGTACTACACCAAGGGCAAGAAGGCACCAAAGCGAGGCCTCGTGGCGCTGTTGAACAATGGCGAGGAGAATGGCCTCTATGGAGCACACAATTATGTTCGACATCCACTTGCTCAGCTTCCGCATACTTTCTTGAATCTGGAGGGTGCTGGAGCTGGGGGACGTGCCACTCTCTTCAGATCAACTGATGCAGAGGTTACGTCGGCATATGCCAAAAGCCCGTCACCGTTTGGGACTGTTATCAGTGGAGATGGCTTTAAGCGTGGCTTTGTGCGGAGTGGGACTGATTACTCGGTGTTTACGGAGGAGTTGGGTCTGCGTGGACTTGATGTTGCCTTCTTCAAGCCACGAGCTAGGTACCATACGGATCAGGACGACGCCCGCAATGCTGGACCCAATAGCCTGTGGCATATGCTGTCAGCTACGATTGCTACAGTCGATGAGTTGACTTCCCACCAGGGCAGGGATTTCGAAGGCTCGCCCGACAGCACCGGCAAACTGTCAACTGGGAAGTGCAGTAATGCGGTGTGGTTCGACTTGCTTGGTCAAACATTCGCCGTGCTCCGCCTGAATACACTCTTCGCACTGTCGGTCGCACTCCTTGTCGCCGGACCTATCATCTTCATCCTGCTTGAAGTTCTGATCAGGAAAAGCGACAAATGGTATGTCTTCGCAGGGCGGAGATACCTTCACTCATCGGATGATGATGATGCAGTCCGCTTGCATGGACGACGTGGATTCTTCAGATTCTTGCTGGCCTTTGTGGTCGCTACAGCTGTCACAATTCTGTTGGCGTACCTGGTCACGAAGATCAACCCATACATCGTCTACAGCAGCGAGTACGCCGTATGGGCCATGAGCTTATCTGCGTGGTTTGCCATCATGTGGTTCTTCCTGAAAGGCGCTGCGGCTGTCCGGCCAACGGCACTTCATCGCATGTTCGTGCTCATCTGGCTCTACGTGCTGGCTTGGATCCTGCTTGTCTTCGCCACCATTGGCGAGAACAACCTGCACCTGGCCAGCGGGTATTTTGTCGTCTTTTACAACGCCTCGGCCTTTGTGGCGCTGCTGATCTCCTACATGGAGCTCTTCGCTCTACCCACAACTCGCAAGTACGTCGAACATGCATTAGGTGCGCAGGCGGAATCAGGTTCTACTCGACCTGGCAGCCGTTCTTCTCGGCAGTTGCTGGACCAGCATGATGATGTGAATGATGAAGCAGAACCCTCGGAGCGAACATCACTTTTGCAAGACGCAACGTCGCGTTCCAACCAGCACACGTTCACAAGTTTCGGCAGACGGAGAGCAGATCGTGATGAGGTGCCAGAAGACACTGATGACCCTTTCTTGAACAAGGCCTACCTCGATGAGCAAGCATGGTCGAGCTCACTGCCTCAATGGACTTGGATTCTGCAATTCCTGGTGCTGGCACCTGTCAATGTGATTTTGATTGGACAAATCGCACTTCTTCTCACGCATGCGATCAATCAGACGCCCGCAGATGGAAACCCAGTGTTGCCGATATATCTGCTCATCTCGGTGTTTGCGATCCTACTCTTGCTCCCGCTTACGCCGTTTCTCCATCGGTTCAGCTTTCACGTTCCGACGTTCTTGTTCTTGGTACTGGTTGGAACCATGATTTACAATTTGGTGGCTTTTCCTTTTTCGAG GGATTCTCGCATGAAGTACTACTTCGTCCAGCAGGTCGATCTGAGCAGCGGCATCAACAACGTTTCGCTGATCGGTCTTGATGGCTATATCCAGAACATAGTCCAAGAGATGCCTTCTGCTGCCGGCCAGTCGCTGTACTGCGAGGACTCGTCTTCATCGAATCATACCTCTTTACCGAACCGAAACGGACTCACATCTTGCTCCTTTCACGGGCTGGCACCTAAAGTCGTTCCGAAGGGTTATGCTGGCTTGTCAGCGAACCGGACAAGATGGCCAACATACTCTGATTGGATCGACTTCAATCTTACCCACAGTGGTCACACAGCATCGATACGCATACAGGGGATGAACACGAAGATCTGCAACATCAAATTTGACAACGCAGTCTCGGGCGTCAACATCGAAGGCTCGGCCTCAGATCCGAGGCAGAAAGCCGTACCAGAGGGTGGTAGTAACGAGGTGCACCTCTTCAGTCGCACGTTCGATAAGACTTTCAATGTTAATGTGACGTGGGAGGGCGAATCTGCTAAGGGACAAAAGGGGCGGGTGTCGTGTATGTGGGATGATGCAAATATGCCAGGCGTCATACCTGCTTTTGACGAGCTTCGTCGTAATGAACCAGTTTGGAGTGCTGTTACGAAGACTGCAGATGGTTTGGTCGAAGGGTTTAAGGAATTCAGGGTCTGA